The window GCGGACAATGGCCCGACCGGATTGACGGCATTCGACAGCCGCCAGTTGTCCGCGGGCAGGTTCAAGAACTTGTCCTGACTGAAGTTGCCTTCCAGCATCAGCGCGTTGCCGAATTCGCCCTCCATATGGCGCCGGCGCAGCTCGATCACGGCGGGCTCGAAGCGCCGCTCATGGCCGATGCCGAGCTGCACGTTGGCCCGCTTTACCGCCGCGATCGCGTTCTCGGCGTCAACGGCTGTCGTGCACAAAGGCTTTTCGCAGAACACGTGTCGCCCTGACGCCGCGGCAGCTTCGATCTGCGCCGCGTGATGTTCCTGTGGCGTGCAGAGGATGACCGCGTCGATATCGGACCGTTCCAACGCATCCTCGAAACGTTCCGCCGTGGCAAGGCCGGCCGCTGTGGCCTTGGCGCGCGCGCCATCCGATGGATCGACGCCAAGGACCGGCCTGATGACCGCGCTGGTGGCGAGGTTGGCGGCAATGGTCTGTCCCCACCAACCGAGGCCAATGATCGCAGCTCTGATCATCTGCAGGTCACCGTCGTGCTCATGCCGTGACCGTCAATTTCGGTTGTTTTTGCGATACGGCGTTGATGCGCGGCATGACCTTTTCGGCGGTCAGGATCATGGATTGACGGCCCAGTTCGCGGTCCTTCCAGTCCTTGCCGGCGTAGAGCAGGGTGCCGAATGTGCCGACTTCGTCCTGGAACGCCAGTATCTGGTCGGCCACACTGTCCGGCGTGCCGTAGATAACCAGTTTGTCGCAAACCATCTCCAGAGTCACTTCGTCGTCCGGCTGGTTTCGATGCGTCTTGAACAGTTCGATGCGGCCATTCTTCTTCAACTTGGTGAACAGCGATCGGTAGTAATTTACATAGGGGCCGTCGGGATCAGTGGCATAGGCCTTCGCGGTGGCGGCATCCTTGGCGACGAATACGCTCTTGGCGACGCGCCAGTTACTGGCATCGACCGGTCGGCCGCCGCGTTCGCAGCCTTCGACATATTTCGGCCAGTGGCTCTTGACCCAGGCCGGCATCAGGAAGTTTGCGGAAATCGGATCCCAGCCGCGGATGGCGGCCTCGGTCACGCCCTTGGAAAACGGTGCGACGGCGGTGACAACAATCGGCGGGTGAGGGCGCTGCAGGGGTTTGGCGATGAAGCCCTGTCCTATATCTGCTTCCAGCGTCCGCTGCGTCGATACGTTCCAGTATTTGCCTTGCAAATTATAGGGCGGCTCGCCGTCCCATATTTCAAGGACCTGGTTGATGGCTTCGAGGAACATCTCGTTACGATTGGCGTCCAGGTTGCCGAACAGCTCCGCGTCCGACAGCAGGCCGCCGGGGCTGATGCCGAAGATGAAGCGGCCATCGAGCATGTGGTCGAGCATCGCGATGTTGGCGGCGACCGCAGCGGGGTGCGTGTTCGGCATGTTGACGGTGCCGGTGCCGAGCCGGATCTGTTTGGTCGCCGCCGCGATCCAGGCGATGAAGGCGATGCAGGACGTGATGTTCTCGGCTTTGTCGGTGACATGCTCGCCGACATAGGCTTCCGTAAAGCCGAGTGCGTCCGCCAGCAGGAACGCCTCCCTGTCTTCCGCAAGACACTGTCGCCAGTCCTTGGTCAGGGGATGGATCGGCATCGTGAAAAAGCCAAGGTTCATCGGTCGCGCTTCCTCTTGCTCGCTTTGTCGCGAACCTATCGATTGTACGGATTAAGAAAAATGATTATTCTTACTGTCTCGCATTAGAAAGATTGATCAATTTGATTTCGCTCCGCCAGATCCGATCCTTCGTAGCGGTCGTCGAAGAGTCGTCTTTCACTTCGGCGTCGATACGAGAGGGCGCGACCCAGTCCGGGATATCGCAGCACATCAAGCAGCTGGAATCCGGGCTCGGCGTAGCCTTGTTCGAGCGTAACGGACGGGAAGTCGAACCGACACCGGCCGGCCGGCGCTACTATCGCGAGTGCGTCGAAGTACTGAAGAAGCTGGACGCGGCGCAACAAGATATGGCCGCGGGCAAGAGCTTCGGCGCGCTCCGGATCGGCTTGATGCCGACCTTCACCCGCGCGGTGCTCCCACCGGCTCTCGACAAATTTCTGGCCACGGCACCGGGCGCCGAGATAAGCGTGATCGAGGCCTATTCGGGCGTGCTGACCGACATGACGTTAAAAGGCGAACTCGACTTCGCCGTGGTTCCCGCATTTGAAGGAAGAGCCGGAATATCGCATCGGTTGCTGGCGCGAGATCGCGAAATGCTGGTGCGGGCAAAACGACCCGGCGATGCCGGCATGACGCCGGTAAGGCTGTCCGATCTTCGTTCGCT is drawn from Nitrobacteraceae bacterium AZCC 2146 and contains these coding sequences:
- a CDS encoding putative dehydrogenase (product_source=COG0673; cath_funfam=3.40.50.720; cog=COG0673; pfam=PF01408,PF02894; superfamily=51735) yields the protein MIRAAIIGLGWWGQTIAANLATSAVIRPVLGVDPSDGARAKATAAGLATAERFEDALERSDIDAVILCTPQEHHAAQIEAAAASGRHVFCEKPLCTTAVDAENAIAAVKRANVQLGIGHERRFEPAVIELRRRHMEGEFGNALMLEGNFSQDKFLNLPADNWRLSNAVNPVGPLSATGIHLVDLSVAILGNPTQVWARLATLGSNFGNGDTLSMTIGFESGATAMLSAVLATPFMGRLALLGSKGWMEIRDRTHPENPTGWDVSRTLRDQAPQTAYYPPHPAVRDNLEAFGRAALGIAAYPVGHDEMLANVRTFEAVQRSVASGRIETV
- a CDS encoding alkanesulfonate monooxygenase SsuD/methylene tetrahydromethanopterin reductase-like flavin-dependent oxidoreductase (luciferase family) (product_source=COG2141; cath_funfam=3.20.20.30; cog=COG2141; pfam=PF00296; superfamily=51679), whose product is MNLGFFTMPIHPLTKDWRQCLAEDREAFLLADALGFTEAYVGEHVTDKAENITSCIAFIAWIAAATKQIRLGTGTVNMPNTHPAAVAANIAMLDHMLDGRFIFGISPGGLLSDAELFGNLDANRNEMFLEAINQVLEIWDGEPPYNLQGKYWNVSTQRTLEADIGQGFIAKPLQRPHPPIVVTAVAPFSKGVTEAAIRGWDPISANFLMPAWVKSHWPKYVEGCERGGRPVDASNWRVAKSVFVAKDAATAKAYATDPDGPYVNYYRSLFTKLKKNGRIELFKTHRNQPDDEVTLEMVCDKLVIYGTPDSVADQILAFQDEVGTFGTLLYAGKDWKDRELGRQSMILTAEKVMPRINAVSQKQPKLTVTA
- a CDS encoding LysR family nitrogen assimilation transcriptional regulator (product_source=KO:K19338; cath_funfam=1.10.10.10,3.40.190.10; cog=COG0583; ko=KO:K19338; pfam=PF00126,PF03466; superfamily=46785,53850) codes for the protein MINLISLRQIRSFVAVVEESSFTSASIREGATQSGISQHIKQLESGLGVALFERNGREVEPTPAGRRYYRECVEVLKKLDAAQQDMAAGKSFGALRIGLMPTFTRAVLPPALDKFLATAPGAEISVIEAYSGVLTDMTLKGELDFAVVPAFEGRAGISHRLLARDREMLVRAKRPGDAGMTPVRLSDLRSLNVVLPGVQNTRRRNIETYFSTNSVTIARRLELDAMMGTLQFVAASDWAAILPFIMMVSDLDTGQFDIRPLDDPPFHSEFVLIEPARKTMSAAAALFAAIVKTETERAQSVFLERTNAAHSKEA